In Perca fluviatilis chromosome 3, GENO_Pfluv_1.0, whole genome shotgun sequence, the following proteins share a genomic window:
- the LOC120556476 gene encoding uncharacterized protein LOC120556476, translating to MYSIVVFTEKNETEVIPSDWLSIDKKVSFWPPYNGTRCRKAVEKNETPDEEWDEYETEWVAEYGSYEKARRKLVKFCEGNSLESTDEDSVRKRVPSAKYVNGFTSGTASGRPPVQASTSRLHTETMERPKKKFCSNGAKSLTLPTIPLFAPSAPAVTVPEPRQDERELRLYQMLEEIKGQVRQNSLLLQAILRRENAAEVVNEEFQFPLRSMTGIKDLEDRLSNRDTQRSLTRYLTSLGGTSAKDIVHRIMREIMTNELANNFNWPRRGQKSPFSALLLAKVVIGDMF from the exons atgtaTTCAATAGTTGTTTTTACTGAAAAGAATGAGACCGAGGTTATACCAAGTGACTGGCTGAGCATCGACaaaaaagtttccttttggccCCCATATAACGGTACAAGATGTAGAAAAgcagttgaaaaaaatgaaactcCTGATGAAGAATGGGACGAATATGAAACTGAATGGGTGGCTGAGTATG GTTCCTATGAAAAAGCCAGAAGAAAGCTGGTGAAGTTCTGTGAAGGCAACAGTTTGGAGTCTACAGATGAGGACAGTGTACGGAAAAGAGT ACCATCGGCAAAATATGTAAATGGATTTACATCTGGTACAGCCTCAGGAAGACCTCCAGTGCAGGCCTCAACAAGCCGGCTCCACACAG AGACAATGGAAAGACCAAAAAAGAAATTCTGCAGTAATGGAGCCAAAAGCCTGACCTTGCCAACCATACCTCTATTTGCACCATCAGCACCTGCTGTGACAGTCCCTGAACCAAGACAAGATG AAAGAGAACTCCGGCTCTATCAGATGCTGGAAGAGATAAAGGGTCAAGTCAGGCAGAATTCGCTCCTCCTTCAGGCCATACTGAGAAGAGAGAATGCAGCTGAAGTTGTAAATGAGGAATTTCAGTTTCCTTTAAGGAGCATGACAGGCATAAAAGATCTGGAGGATAGGCTgtcaaacagagacacacaacgtTCTCTA ACAAGATATCTTACCAGCTTGGGTGGAACATCTGCCAAAGACATTGTCCACAGAATCATGAGGGAAATTATGACCAATGAGTTGGCCAACAATTTTAATTGGCCAAGGAGAGGACAGAAGAGCCCCTTTTCTGCGCTCTTGCTGGCAAAAGTTGTCATAGGtgatatgttttaa